Proteins from a genomic interval of uncultured Methanocorpusculum sp.:
- a CDS encoding DNA topoisomerase IV subunit A — translation MSDPSERDTATKKRLMEIAKVWYDQIAGGDVPSITLPTRTKYNIEYDDESEVWKYGDKESVRNAGTAKSATHMLKMAYVIWFIKTQLQENRSSTLREMYYISEGWKQAKFGAQNESNYLIEDLEIITALQREFFHMRPEEDGASIFGPIRVRENTRRGMKEIHCQDDVGEAGYNIPNNVENVELVDHDASCVIAIETGGMFSRLQENGFDEEYNAVLLHLKGQPARATRRMLKRMNEELGIPVVVFTDGDPWSYRIYASVAYGSIKAAHMSELLATPSAQFIGVKPSDIQRYNLPADKLTEQDVSALKAELTDPRFATDFWKKEINLQLEMNLKSEQQAFASHGLDFVTKEYLPSMLSEIGVLKR, via the coding sequence ATGTCTGACCCGAGCGAAAGAGATACGGCAACAAAAAAACGCCTGATGGAGATTGCCAAAGTCTGGTATGACCAGATTGCGGGTGGCGATGTTCCGTCGATCACACTTCCCACAAGAACAAAGTACAACATCGAGTATGATGACGAGTCCGAGGTGTGGAAGTACGGCGATAAAGAGTCCGTCAGAAATGCAGGGACTGCCAAGTCTGCCACGCATATGCTCAAGATGGCGTATGTCATCTGGTTCATCAAAACCCAGCTGCAGGAAAACCGCTCCTCGACGTTGAGAGAAATGTATTACATCTCGGAGGGCTGGAAGCAGGCGAAGTTCGGGGCCCAGAACGAGAGCAACTATCTGATCGAAGATCTGGAGATCATCACCGCTCTCCAAAGAGAGTTTTTCCATATGCGTCCGGAAGAGGACGGTGCTTCGATCTTCGGTCCGATCCGTGTCAGGGAAAATACCCGGCGCGGTATGAAAGAGATCCACTGTCAGGACGATGTGGGAGAAGCCGGATACAATATTCCGAATAATGTCGAGAATGTCGAGCTTGTCGATCACGACGCATCCTGCGTTATTGCTATTGAAACTGGTGGTATGTTCTCCCGTCTGCAGGAGAACGGTTTTGATGAAGAGTACAATGCGGTTCTTCTTCACCTTAAAGGTCAGCCGGCCCGGGCAACGCGGCGCATGCTGAAACGCATGAACGAGGAACTGGGAATCCCCGTTGTCGTTTTCACAGATGGCGATCCCTGGTCATACCGCATTTATGCCTCGGTTGCCTATGGTTCGATCAAGGCTGCCCACATGTCTGAACTTCTGGCTACGCCTTCCGCCCAGTTTATCGGGGTAAAACCGTCCGACATCCAGCGGTACAATCTGCCTGCCGATAAACTCACAGAGCAGGATGTTTCTGCGCTGAAGGCGGAACTCACCGATCCGAGGTTTGCGACCGACTTCTGGAAAAAAGAGATCAATCTCCAACTTGAAATGAATCTGAAGTCAGAACAGCAGGCATTTGCAAGCCATGGTCTTGATTTCGTTACAAAAGAGTATCTCCCCTCCATGCTCTCTGAAATAGGTGTTTTAAAGCGCTAA
- a CDS encoding DNA topoisomerase VI subunit B, whose protein sequence is MVLADELAKKQRSISVAEFFEKNKQMLGFDSPTRGIITTIKEAIDNSLDACEEAQILPDILVSVRRVSNDVFRVVVEDNGPGIVPEKMPSVFAKLLYGSRFHQVRQTRGQQGIGISAAVLYAQLTTGKPTIVTSRTDAKNKAHTMSLVIKTETNEPEVLSHEEVDWILPHGTRVQLEFKSNIAARKKLIEYLKYTSIVNPHAKFRVEIEDEAFTFERVSSEVPPCPVAIKPHPYGIELGVLKRMTAASDLPLKEFLVESFSKVGEKISLEICSSSRLDSNVKVSTLDLESLNRLLDAMQTTKIPAPSASQCLSPITDELIVKGMEKEFELDFIKARTRPGNVYGGHSFIVEAAIGYGGKLPPEGSAILLRFANRVPLLYQQGACAITNAVQNVNWKAYGVSQSGLPTGPILILVHVAATNVPFTSESKDAIAAIPEIEREITLALQELGRDLKMFLSRRDKNKLQEDRVRAICSVIPLIAAKVGEIVELPVPDTSLIEGRIMRRVVLKKSSAGGKVMIHIDNYTTKPQEISLYDISGDSAGDATIPPSFVSEMDGEYTKIWKFALASGEALEVTYTGLGGGMIEMQGVAENLKVVVDLDV, encoded by the coding sequence ATGGTTCTTGCCGATGAGCTTGCCAAGAAACAGCGAAGCATCAGTGTAGCGGAATTTTTCGAGAAAAATAAACAGATGCTTGGTTTTGATTCTCCAACAAGGGGAATCATCACCACCATAAAAGAGGCGATCGATAACTCGCTCGATGCCTGCGAGGAAGCACAGATCCTTCCCGACATTCTTGTTTCGGTAAGAAGGGTTTCAAACGATGTGTTTCGCGTCGTCGTCGAAGATAATGGCCCGGGAATTGTCCCGGAAAAAATGCCGAGCGTTTTTGCCAAACTATTGTACGGTTCGCGGTTCCACCAGGTCAGACAGACCCGCGGTCAGCAGGGAATCGGTATTTCTGCTGCCGTATTATATGCTCAGCTCACCACTGGAAAGCCGACGATTGTAACATCCCGGACCGATGCCAAAAACAAGGCTCACACCATGTCTCTGGTTATCAAAACGGAGACAAACGAACCCGAAGTCCTCTCCCATGAAGAGGTTGACTGGATTCTTCCCCACGGGACCCGAGTCCAACTCGAGTTCAAAAGCAATATCGCGGCCAGGAAAAAACTCATCGAGTATCTGAAATACACATCGATCGTCAATCCTCACGCAAAGTTCCGAGTCGAGATCGAGGACGAGGCATTTACGTTTGAACGTGTTTCTTCCGAGGTCCCGCCGTGTCCTGTGGCGATCAAACCTCATCCGTATGGTATAGAACTCGGTGTCTTAAAACGAATGACGGCAGCTTCCGATCTGCCCCTTAAGGAATTTCTCGTAGAAAGTTTTTCCAAAGTCGGCGAGAAAATTTCTCTTGAGATCTGCAGTTCGTCAAGACTTGATTCAAACGTAAAAGTCTCAACTCTTGATCTTGAATCGCTCAACCGTTTGCTTGATGCCATGCAGACGACGAAGATCCCCGCTCCGTCGGCATCCCAGTGTCTATCTCCGATCACTGACGAACTGATCGTGAAAGGCATGGAGAAGGAGTTCGAGCTGGACTTTATCAAGGCGCGGACCCGTCCCGGAAACGTGTACGGAGGTCACTCGTTCATTGTGGAGGCGGCAATTGGATACGGCGGCAAACTTCCGCCCGAAGGAAGTGCCATTCTCCTGCGGTTTGCAAACCGCGTTCCGCTTTTGTATCAGCAGGGAGCCTGTGCGATTACGAATGCCGTCCAGAATGTGAACTGGAAAGCCTACGGGGTTTCCCAGTCAGGACTGCCCACAGGTCCTATTCTTATTCTCGTCCATGTGGCGGCGACAAACGTTCCGTTTACGAGCGAATCGAAAGATGCCATTGCAGCGATTCCCGAGATCGAACGTGAGATCACGCTTGCCCTGCAGGAACTCGGCCGGGATCTGAAGATGTTTCTTTCGCGCCGCGATAAAAATAAACTTCAGGAAGACCGGGTCCGTGCGATCTGTTCCGTTATCCCCTTGATCGCAGCAAAAGTCGGCGAGATTGTTGAACTTCCCGTGCCTGATACTTCGCTCATCGAAGGAAGAATTATGCGGCGCGTGGTCCTCAAGAAAAGTTCGGCAGGCGGCAAAGTTATGATCCATATCGACAACTACACAACAAAACCCCAGGAGATCTCTCTATATGATATATCCGGCGACTCTGCGGGTGATGCAACAATTCCCCCATCGTTTGTTTCCGAGATGGACGGCGAGTACACCAAAATCTGGAAGTTTGCTCTTGCCTCGGGCGAAGCATTAGAGGTGACCTATACCGGTCTTGGCGGCGGGATGATCGAGATGCAGGGTGTTGCGGAAAATCTCAAAGTGGTGGTGGATCTCGATGTCTGA